In the genome of Chiloscyllium plagiosum isolate BGI_BamShark_2017 chromosome 22, ASM401019v2, whole genome shotgun sequence, one region contains:
- the LOC122561275 gene encoding uncharacterized protein LOC122561275 isoform X1 — protein MRNQLWSVPPFRKMPDRRIRKARFKDRDLRVLIDSVMERRGDIFGEGGQPPTMQSRRQAWLFVMEKVNAVSGTRRTWEEVRKKVHDLKKSTKEKLAYNRRARQLSCGGRPDIKTLTEFENDMILLFGKESFEGLDTVDLGVMSRLSECEPMYSYSAILYLFTDQGETSGSSTTAAKQHLTPKYQISSPQAEAGTSIDTPTGGGNSVEDEEELGESLNISEDRGPILVDDERSSFEGWRPHMLGPPIEADADTDLSGPAFKRRLLEHEFSVEQSLASIHTTVEDGMVMLDQRLCALQSAIEHVATPVASAVETSLTQALDTVGSSLMNAHSAAIEVLGSKLQEAVKAGFTSLGERLQATMAEGFQSLIEAQCSMLTQIIGQREKLASSTGIVHAHQVDSHSSGGLVPPKKKQVTAGAVSENLESRATQHQRPMGLMQVHQG, from the exons ATGAGGAACCAGCTGTGGAGCGTGCCACCCTTCCGGAAGATGCCAGACCGACGGATCCGCAAAGCCCGCTTCAAGGACCGCGACCTGCGTGTGCTCATCGATTCCGTCATGGAGAGACGAGGGGACATCTTCGGTGAGGGGGGCCAGCCGCCCACCATGCAGAGCCGCCGCCAGGCTTGGCTCTTCGTCATGGAGAAAGTCAATGCAGTGTCTGGGACTCGCAGGACCTGGGAGGAGGTGCGGAAGAAGGTCCATGACCTGAAGAAAAGCACCAAG GAAAAACTGGCTTATAACAGAAGAGCTCGCCAATTATCGTGTGGTGGCAGACCAGACATCAAAACATTGACAGAGTTTGAGAATGATATGATCCTGCTTTTTGGGAAAGAAAGTTTTGAAGGGCTTGATACTGTGGATCTTGGAGTCATGTCAAGACTCAGTG AGTGTGAGCCTATGTACTCATACTCTGCCATTTTGTATCTCTTCACAGATCAAGGAGAAACAAGTGGATCATCAACCACAGCTGCAAAACAGCACCTTACACCCAAGTACCAAATATCATCACCTCAAGCTGAAGCAGGCACCAGCATAGATACACCCACTGGAGGAGGCAATAGTGTTGAGGATGAGGAAGAACTGGGTGAGTCACTGAACATTAGTGAGGACAGGGGACCAATATTGGTAGATGATGAGAGATCATCCTTTGAAGGGTGGAGGCCCCATATGTTGGGCCCTCCAATTGAGGCAGATGCAGATACAGATCTCAGTGGGCCTGCTTTTAAACGGAGACTGTTAGAACATGAATTCAGCGTTGAACAGTCACTTGCCTCCATACACACCACAGTGGAAGATGGCATGGTTATGTTGGACCAACGGTTGTGTGCATTGCAATCTGCTATTGAGCACGTGGCAACACCAGTGGCATCTGCAGTGGAGACCTCACTAACACAAGCCTTGGACACAGTTGGGTCATCACTCATGAATGCTCATTCTGCTGCTATAGAAGTTTTGGGGTCAAAACTCCAAGAAGCTGTCAAGGCAGGCTTCACTTCTCTTGGAGAACGCTTGCAGGCAACCATGGCTGAGGGTTTTCAAAGTCTTATAGAAGCCCAATGCTCTATGCTCACTCAGATAATTGGTCAGCGTGAAAAGCTGGCCTCTTCTACTGGAATTGTGCACGCTCATCAAGTTGACAGTCATTCAAGTGGAGGTTTGGTgccaccaaaaaaaaaacaggtgactGCAGGTGCTGTCTCTGAAAATCTGGAATCCAGAGCAACTCAGCATCAGAGACCCATGGGACTGATGCAGGTGCATCAGGGTTAG
- the LOC122561275 gene encoding uncharacterized protein LOC122561275 isoform X2 gives MRNQLWSVPPFRKMPDRRIRKARFKDRDLRVLIDSVMERRGDIFGEGGQPPTMQSRRQAWLFVMEKVNAVSGTRRTWEEVRKKVHDLKKSTKEKLAYNRRARQLSCGGRPDIKTLTEFENDMILLFGKESFEGLDTVDLGVMSRLSDQGETSGSSTTAAKQHLTPKYQISSPQAEAGTSIDTPTGGGNSVEDEEELGESLNISEDRGPILVDDERSSFEGWRPHMLGPPIEADADTDLSGPAFKRRLLEHEFSVEQSLASIHTTVEDGMVMLDQRLCALQSAIEHVATPVASAVETSLTQALDTVGSSLMNAHSAAIEVLGSKLQEAVKAGFTSLGERLQATMAEGFQSLIEAQCSMLTQIIGQREKLASSTGIVHAHQVDSHSSGGLVPPKKKQVTAGAVSENLESRATQHQRPMGLMQVHQG, from the exons ATGAGGAACCAGCTGTGGAGCGTGCCACCCTTCCGGAAGATGCCAGACCGACGGATCCGCAAAGCCCGCTTCAAGGACCGCGACCTGCGTGTGCTCATCGATTCCGTCATGGAGAGACGAGGGGACATCTTCGGTGAGGGGGGCCAGCCGCCCACCATGCAGAGCCGCCGCCAGGCTTGGCTCTTCGTCATGGAGAAAGTCAATGCAGTGTCTGGGACTCGCAGGACCTGGGAGGAGGTGCGGAAGAAGGTCCATGACCTGAAGAAAAGCACCAAG GAAAAACTGGCTTATAACAGAAGAGCTCGCCAATTATCGTGTGGTGGCAGACCAGACATCAAAACATTGACAGAGTTTGAGAATGATATGATCCTGCTTTTTGGGAAAGAAAGTTTTGAAGGGCTTGATACTGTGGATCTTGGAGTCATGTCAAGACTCAGTG ATCAAGGAGAAACAAGTGGATCATCAACCACAGCTGCAAAACAGCACCTTACACCCAAGTACCAAATATCATCACCTCAAGCTGAAGCAGGCACCAGCATAGATACACCCACTGGAGGAGGCAATAGTGTTGAGGATGAGGAAGAACTGGGTGAGTCACTGAACATTAGTGAGGACAGGGGACCAATATTGGTAGATGATGAGAGATCATCCTTTGAAGGGTGGAGGCCCCATATGTTGGGCCCTCCAATTGAGGCAGATGCAGATACAGATCTCAGTGGGCCTGCTTTTAAACGGAGACTGTTAGAACATGAATTCAGCGTTGAACAGTCACTTGCCTCCATACACACCACAGTGGAAGATGGCATGGTTATGTTGGACCAACGGTTGTGTGCATTGCAATCTGCTATTGAGCACGTGGCAACACCAGTGGCATCTGCAGTGGAGACCTCACTAACACAAGCCTTGGACACAGTTGGGTCATCACTCATGAATGCTCATTCTGCTGCTATAGAAGTTTTGGGGTCAAAACTCCAAGAAGCTGTCAAGGCAGGCTTCACTTCTCTTGGAGAACGCTTGCAGGCAACCATGGCTGAGGGTTTTCAAAGTCTTATAGAAGCCCAATGCTCTATGCTCACTCAGATAATTGGTCAGCGTGAAAAGCTGGCCTCTTCTACTGGAATTGTGCACGCTCATCAAGTTGACAGTCATTCAAGTGGAGGTTTGGTgccaccaaaaaaaaaacaggtgactGCAGGTGCTGTCTCTGAAAATCTGGAATCCAGAGCAACTCAGCATCAGAGACCCATGGGACTGATGCAGGTGCATCAGGGTTAG